In one window of Leptospira sp. GIMC2001 DNA:
- a CDS encoding DUF3108 domain-containing protein, which translates to MPHKYILQNFINRLLLSLIIIPTITNLYPETSSKYSEHLEYKIKWKYMVVGYSTLSRQENIYFEGNKVWMFESTARANAVIQTIFPVNDRIISLWDPKKSRSLWHEKNLSEGDYKRINQVHFNYEDKKAVWWQKQYSGNVDDRGLFTISPEWKFKNGVMDQVNENMYDILSLIHITRTNSQTQADRDEFSIPIFDDSRISNVSIKIIGNQTIEMHVNGGYQNFDSILVEPKIETSGLFKSNGRIQVWVSNDERRIPLKVRAEVPNLGTVEANLFRIH; encoded by the coding sequence ATGCCGCATAAGTATATCCTGCAAAACTTCATCAATAGACTTCTTTTAAGCCTAATAATAATTCCAACAATAACCAATCTATATCCTGAAACATCTTCCAAATATTCCGAGCATTTAGAATACAAAATTAAATGGAAGTATATGGTAGTTGGCTACAGTACTTTATCAAGACAAGAAAATATCTATTTCGAAGGCAATAAAGTCTGGATGTTCGAATCTACTGCTCGAGCAAATGCAGTAATACAAACTATTTTCCCAGTCAATGATAGAATCATAAGTCTGTGGGATCCAAAAAAATCAAGATCCTTGTGGCATGAGAAAAATTTGAGCGAAGGAGATTATAAAAGAATCAATCAAGTTCATTTCAACTATGAAGACAAAAAGGCAGTTTGGTGGCAGAAACAGTATTCTGGAAATGTTGATGATAGAGGATTATTTACGATATCCCCCGAGTGGAAATTTAAAAATGGTGTGATGGATCAAGTCAATGAAAATATGTATGACATCTTAAGCCTCATTCATATAACAAGAACCAATTCGCAAACACAAGCAGATCGAGATGAATTCTCTATACCGATATTTGATGACAGCCGTATATCAAACGTTAGCATTAAAATAATTGGCAATCAAACAATAGAAATGCATGTAAATGGGGGCTATCAGAATTTTGACTCGATTCTGGTGGAACCGAAAATTGAGACGTCTGGATTATTCAAATCCAATGGCAGAATCCAGGTTTGGGTTTCTAATGATGAGAGGAGAATTCCCCTTAAGGTAAGAGCCGAAGTTCCAAATCTAGGAACCGTAGAAGCAAATCTATTCCGAATTCATTAA
- a CDS encoding DUF2452 domain-containing protein: MPSKEEQPVSSTESIKTKSAIDDRRILTYGTSRLAPAIRLVDRAREIELAHESIQSHTSGKLELILKQIRNLQEEAKRIVDQAATDAELHQVKCNFEKQVNQPIHLYVKADQMKYFSFVSPEEWGGNPPHSYLGSYIMRGDRSFERIDLEA; the protein is encoded by the coding sequence GTGCCAAGCAAAGAAGAACAACCTGTCAGCAGTACTGAATCTATCAAAACCAAATCAGCCATTGATGATCGTAGAATCCTTACTTATGGAACAAGTAGATTGGCGCCCGCGATTCGTCTGGTGGATCGTGCACGGGAAATCGAACTTGCACATGAATCTATTCAATCCCATACAAGTGGTAAATTAGAATTGATACTAAAACAAATTCGGAACTTACAAGAAGAGGCTAAACGAATTGTTGATCAAGCTGCAACCGATGCTGAGTTGCACCAAGTCAAATGCAATTTTGAAAAGCAAGTAAATCAACCTATCCATCTCTATGTAAAGGCAGATCAAATGAAATACTTCTCTTTTGTGTCACCAGAAGAATGGGGCGGCAATCCCCCACATTCTTATTTAGGTTCCTATATTATGCGTGGAGATCGTAGCTTCGAAAGAATTGACTTGGAAGCTTAA
- a CDS encoding NAD(P)H-dependent oxidoreductase, producing the protein MKRITIISGHPDRESYSEALADAYAKGAREGNANVTYLKLRELRFSLVLEHGYRKRTQLERDLFSAKKRIADSDHLVFVYPTWWGFMPALMKGFIDRVFLPGFAFKYKPNSLFWDKYFTGKSARVITTMDAPYWYYWLANGRPGEKLMKNMILEFCGVKPVKFWTLDSMRYRKKEWLEKKLIEAEKLGFKESQR; encoded by the coding sequence ATGAAAAGGATTACAATCATATCAGGTCATCCAGATAGGGAAAGCTATTCGGAAGCTTTGGCAGATGCTTATGCAAAGGGAGCACGTGAAGGCAATGCCAATGTGACTTATTTAAAATTGCGAGAATTGAGATTTTCGCTAGTCCTTGAACATGGATATCGTAAAAGAACTCAATTAGAAAGAGATCTTTTTTCAGCAAAGAAGCGAATTGCGGATTCAGATCATTTGGTTTTCGTCTATCCGACTTGGTGGGGATTTATGCCTGCACTTATGAAAGGATTTATTGATCGTGTTTTCCTTCCGGGCTTCGCATTTAAATACAAACCCAATTCACTATTCTGGGATAAATACTTCACTGGCAAATCTGCACGAGTGATTACAACTATGGATGCTCCCTATTGGTATTATTGGTTGGCGAATGGCAGACCCGGTGAGAAGTTAATGAAGAATATGATATTAGAATTTTGCGGAGTTAAGCCAGTAAAATTTTGGACTTTGGATAGTATGCGATATAGAAAGAAAGAATGGTTAGAAAAAAAATTGATTGAGGCGGAGAAACTCGGTTTCAAAGAATCTCAGAGATAA
- a CDS encoding FecR domain-containing protein yields the protein MTSFFLKAKAITAWKAWEKYFLSFEAIAILILGLLLYADFQRRLDAGTREQIGIISFKQKTVQRKYSDRVVWETMEQSFPLYNQDSIRTGDLSDAEITLNDGTKLEVDENTLIVLNITQAEKEIDFAYGSLSANRADSDGGSGLSIRSGEALVSLDKSDVNLVQEKDKDLVVDVKAGFANLMFGGKENKISDGEKAVISGNETEIQQKPFRVIYPPSNHRVQSFGSAVQVEFTIDGYDKNKNANLEFSRSRTFASVLSRRKIDSEKFKESFQDGLYFWRAVLDGKTISQGRVSVLKIQAPRLVSPTNNAKIFTSKETSLVSFSWIQEKEISQSTIEIASDANFQNIISSKNSRGSSIAVDLPDGSYYWRVRSSVSESLEPVTSLVQNLEVTKEEPTVAPILMHPKSGDVFSDVLVTSSGISFFWSTNKGYTGYELEISQRRDFSDPIRLTIQDKNSLEYKGSFVVSNYYWRVRGITPTGKKSNYSNYSSFSISAVAKNIFNLQSDNVVSESAALRDGVTLRWKKLPVNGTYEVVMAKDKDFKNVVKKLVTNLSQAEIKELSSGKYFWKVSLLDEDGKPQLVSDPRELNVNDSLGPVFPKNGDKVNMSQRNSLKFEWERRSDINSYVIVLYQKIGQEKRQILQKSTNKNIFEMDELDLLDQGYFEWEIYYEESGERRKEFNSNFSIDLDPMPDQLEFLTPKVQYAD from the coding sequence ATGACATCATTCTTTCTCAAAGCCAAAGCAATCACTGCTTGGAAGGCATGGGAAAAATATTTCCTTTCTTTCGAAGCTATTGCCATATTAATATTAGGTCTGCTGCTTTATGCAGATTTTCAGCGAAGACTCGACGCCGGAACTAGAGAACAAATCGGAATCATTTCATTTAAACAAAAAACCGTTCAGAGAAAATATTCAGATCGAGTTGTCTGGGAGACCATGGAGCAGAGCTTTCCTCTATACAACCAAGATTCAATTCGTACGGGAGATCTATCTGATGCCGAGATCACCCTAAATGACGGGACAAAACTGGAAGTGGACGAGAACACTTTGATCGTACTAAATATTACCCAAGCTGAAAAGGAAATTGATTTTGCTTATGGATCTCTCTCAGCAAATCGAGCAGACTCTGATGGCGGAAGCGGATTGTCGATTCGGTCGGGTGAAGCTTTAGTATCGCTAGATAAATCCGATGTCAATCTAGTTCAAGAGAAAGACAAAGATTTGGTCGTTGACGTTAAAGCAGGATTCGCAAACCTTATGTTTGGTGGCAAAGAGAATAAAATTTCAGATGGTGAAAAGGCTGTCATTTCAGGAAATGAAACTGAAATCCAACAAAAACCATTTAGAGTAATTTATCCTCCTTCGAATCATAGAGTTCAATCTTTTGGAAGCGCAGTTCAAGTTGAATTTACAATTGATGGCTATGATAAAAATAAAAATGCTAACTTGGAGTTTTCAAGATCTAGAACTTTTGCAAGCGTATTGTCACGAAGAAAAATTGATTCTGAAAAATTTAAAGAATCTTTTCAAGATGGTCTTTACTTCTGGCGAGCTGTGCTAGATGGCAAAACCATTTCACAGGGAAGAGTTTCTGTTCTGAAAATTCAAGCACCAAGATTAGTAAGTCCTACCAATAATGCAAAAATTTTCACAAGCAAAGAAACTTCTTTGGTATCTTTTTCTTGGATTCAAGAAAAAGAAATCAGTCAATCAACGATTGAGATTGCGTCAGATGCAAATTTTCAAAATATTATTTCTTCCAAAAATTCCCGGGGATCGTCCATCGCAGTTGACCTGCCAGATGGTAGTTACTATTGGAGAGTTAGATCTTCAGTCTCAGAAAGCCTCGAGCCCGTAACATCACTTGTGCAGAATTTGGAAGTAACGAAAGAAGAACCAACAGTTGCACCCATCTTAATGCATCCAAAATCAGGTGATGTATTTTCTGACGTTTTAGTTACTAGCTCAGGAATAAGTTTTTTCTGGTCAACTAACAAAGGATATACTGGATACGAATTGGAGATTTCACAAAGAAGAGACTTTTCCGATCCAATACGACTCACAATTCAAGATAAGAATTCACTCGAATACAAAGGAAGCTTCGTTGTATCAAATTACTACTGGAGAGTTCGCGGAATCACACCAACTGGCAAGAAAAGCAATTACTCGAACTACTCTTCTTTTTCCATATCTGCTGTTGCAAAGAATATCTTCAATCTACAGTCAGACAATGTTGTTTCAGAATCTGCTGCCCTTCGAGATGGAGTCACCTTGCGTTGGAAGAAGTTGCCAGTCAATGGAACTTACGAAGTTGTAATGGCTAAGGATAAAGATTTCAAAAACGTTGTAAAAAAACTAGTTACCAATCTCAGTCAGGCCGAGATAAAAGAATTAAGTTCTGGAAAATATTTTTGGAAAGTAAGTCTATTGGATGAAGATGGTAAGCCCCAACTTGTATCCGATCCTCGAGAATTGAATGTAAACGATTCGCTTGGTCCAGTTTTCCCTAAGAATGGTGACAAAGTCAATATGTCACAACGAAACTCTCTCAAATTTGAATGGGAGCGTCGTTCAGATATCAACAGTTATGTGATTGTTCTGTATCAGAAAATTGGTCAAGAAAAAAGACAGATTCTACAAAAATCAACCAATAAGAATATATTTGAAATGGATGAGTTGGATTTACTTGATCAAGGATATTTCGAATGGGAGATCTATTACGAAGAAAGTGGAGAAAGACGAAAAGAGTTTAATTCTAATTTCTCAATAGACCTTGATCCAATGCCAGATCAACTTGAATTCTTAACTCCCAAGGTTCAGTATGCGGATTAA
- a CDS encoding DsbA family oxidoreductase, with product MQFEVQIVSDVVCPWCYIGKKNWESAVENWAKRNPNHKIDQEWKAFRLDPTLPEEGKPREEVMQAKFGNLDRVHSLFEQVKKVANQVGIEMDFKPGVTQPNTLHAHRLIRLGKKFQIENQLAEALFAEYFIHNGNLADKDNLTRIAIENGIPEEEIQKFWDEKWGEKDTIDEEINMRSMGVTGVPFFIINEKYAFSGAQPPDVIEKILDQILVEAIT from the coding sequence ATGCAGTTCGAAGTACAAATAGTCTCAGATGTCGTATGCCCTTGGTGCTATATTGGTAAAAAGAACTGGGAAAGTGCAGTTGAGAATTGGGCAAAACGTAACCCCAATCATAAAATAGATCAAGAATGGAAAGCATTTCGTCTGGATCCTACTCTGCCTGAGGAAGGTAAACCTCGCGAAGAAGTGATGCAAGCAAAATTTGGAAATCTTGATCGCGTTCATTCTTTGTTCGAACAAGTAAAAAAGGTTGCAAACCAAGTTGGAATTGAGATGGATTTTAAACCTGGCGTAACCCAACCCAATACACTTCATGCACACCGGCTCATTCGTTTAGGCAAAAAATTTCAGATTGAAAATCAATTAGCGGAAGCTTTGTTTGCTGAATACTTTATCCATAACGGCAATTTGGCGGACAAGGACAACCTGACTCGAATTGCTATAGAAAATGGAATTCCGGAAGAAGAAATTCAAAAATTCTGGGACGAAAAATGGGGCGAAAAAGATACAATTGATGAAGAGATAAATATGAGATCGATGGGCGTGACGGGTGTTCCATTTTTTATCATCAATGAAAAATACGCATTCAGTGGTGCTCAGCCACCTGATGTCATCGAGAAAATACTTGACCAAATCTTAGTTGAAGCCATAACTTAA
- a CDS encoding adenylate/guanylate cyclase domain-containing protein, protein MIFLASYFFLDDSEKRVQENNLAIVDVIGQKVESELRSNSFTLISFANLQLQSSDTSLKRSYEQELFTNHPNFIYVGLLDQKDGKPFITKQFLNSKYAEENALAFDSFIQVNRSFESEYIKSFRGASTLFNASPGFVTPILGLSIPWKRSGKNYTILVYLDSIEFLKTFQGQGINTTYLVNEAGDLLAHPNTELVIAGKSFADQPIVKSLLESKIDNGQTKYKDEQGHVFLGSFKKLWDTGLGIISTVESDKAFEEVYNIQRRNIIFLLIIINLSIVIVFLFSRTISNPIRLLVEATKQVEQGNFQVDIEPSSGDEVGVLTNSFRSMAVGLEEREKVKSILGSMIDPVVVQEAMKDMEALKRGKEEEITAFFSDVASFSTISEQLSSVDLANLLNEYLSAMTIILKSHEGVLDKYIGDAIVAIYNAPVHVPDHAIKAARASLQMNKKLGELRQYWTKNNLYSKEAQEMDARIGLNTGPAKVGFMGTDDLASYTMMGDTVNLAARLEAAGKDYGVNILISENTNERVKNVMFTRHLDLVRVKGKNEPVRIYELIAEISDATSNQKSNGQLYEEGFKFYLSREWKKAIDKFQEADRARGTKDKSARMLIERCEYFLKEPPAESWDGVFTRTTK, encoded by the coding sequence ATGATTTTTCTTGCTTCTTATTTCTTTTTAGATGATTCTGAGAAGAGAGTTCAAGAAAACAACTTGGCAATTGTAGATGTAATTGGTCAAAAAGTTGAATCTGAATTAAGAAGTAATTCTTTTACATTAATTAGTTTCGCGAACTTGCAATTGCAGAGTTCCGATACAAGTTTAAAAAGGTCTTACGAGCAGGAATTATTTACAAATCATCCCAATTTTATTTATGTTGGTCTGCTTGATCAGAAAGACGGCAAACCATTTATTACAAAGCAGTTTCTTAACTCTAAATATGCTGAAGAAAATGCCTTAGCTTTCGATTCTTTTATTCAAGTAAATCGCAGCTTTGAGTCAGAATACATTAAATCTTTTCGAGGAGCATCCACTCTATTCAATGCAAGTCCTGGATTTGTGACTCCAATTCTTGGACTGTCAATTCCATGGAAAAGAAGTGGCAAAAATTATACTATATTAGTATATCTTGATTCTATTGAGTTTCTGAAAACCTTCCAAGGACAGGGTATCAACACAACCTATCTAGTCAATGAAGCCGGTGACTTATTAGCTCATCCGAACACAGAGCTAGTTATAGCTGGCAAATCTTTTGCAGATCAACCCATTGTAAAATCACTTCTGGAATCCAAAATTGACAATGGACAAACTAAATATAAAGATGAGCAAGGTCATGTTTTTCTTGGATCATTCAAGAAATTATGGGATACAGGACTAGGTATCATATCAACCGTTGAGTCCGACAAAGCTTTCGAAGAAGTTTATAATATTCAAAGACGGAATATCATTTTTCTCTTAATAATTATTAATCTTTCAATTGTTATTGTATTCTTATTCTCTAGAACCATCTCTAATCCAATCCGACTTTTGGTTGAAGCAACCAAGCAAGTTGAACAAGGAAATTTTCAAGTAGATATCGAGCCAAGTTCAGGCGATGAAGTGGGTGTACTTACCAACTCATTCCGCTCGATGGCAGTTGGATTAGAAGAAAGAGAAAAAGTAAAAAGCATTCTCGGTAGCATGATTGACCCTGTGGTTGTTCAAGAAGCCATGAAAGATATGGAAGCTTTGAAGCGAGGTAAAGAGGAAGAAATTACCGCTTTCTTTTCCGATGTTGCAAGCTTTTCTACAATATCCGAACAATTATCTTCTGTTGATTTAGCGAACTTATTGAATGAATATTTATCTGCGATGACGATCATCCTCAAGAGTCATGAAGGTGTTCTAGATAAATACATAGGTGATGCTATAGTAGCTATCTATAATGCACCCGTCCATGTTCCAGATCACGCAATAAAAGCCGCTCGAGCATCTTTACAAATGAATAAGAAACTTGGAGAACTTAGACAATACTGGACGAAGAACAATCTGTATTCTAAAGAAGCACAAGAAATGGATGCTCGAATTGGTCTCAACACTGGACCTGCTAAAGTTGGATTCATGGGCACCGACGATCTAGCTTCATATACAATGATGGGAGATACTGTTAATCTAGCAGCAAGATTGGAAGCAGCCGGCAAAGATTACGGAGTAAATATTCTAATAAGCGAAAATACTAATGAACGTGTAAAAAATGTCATGTTCACAAGGCATCTAGATTTGGTTCGAGTAAAAGGTAAAAATGAACCAGTTCGAATCTATGAACTGATTGCAGAAATTTCAGATGCTACTTCCAATCAGAAATCAAATGGGCAACTGTACGAAGAAGGGTTCAAATTCTATTTGTCAAGAGAATGGAAAAAGGCTATAGACAAGTTCCAGGAAGCCGATAGAGCAAGAGGAACAAAGGACAAATCCGCAAGAATGTTGATTGAGAGATGTGAATATTTCCTAAAAGAACCTCCGGCTGAATCATGGGATGGAGTGTTCACAAGGACAACTAAATGA
- a CDS encoding SH3 domain-containing protein, producing MRTKNPGNKNQIFYLVFILIFFFFNSNLLFSDDTANHWNDSIVLKKLGKSVIFAENVNIREKPESNSKVIAKLQPGTKIEILELTNIKLTIGNQTDHWYKIKVAGSTGYIWGALIADRQYPIGKNRLLIRNLGVRDGKIEIRILDNAKTITKEIFETGPIGLESEFKFRNISMKGLSNPPKYLIGIDAFIYSEIEYGLTQEFIFTIDANWKIKKQFHWQEAACDPPSCADYFLLMPTDSLSADPKTKRKEAKGKKDKIVILNHFYDIDEPNSHDFSFTEYKWNGSDFTLE from the coding sequence ATGAGAACTAAGAACCCAGGTAATAAAAATCAAATATTTTATCTGGTTTTCATTCTAATATTTTTCTTCTTTAACTCTAATCTTCTATTTTCTGATGACACTGCAAACCACTGGAATGATTCGATCGTTTTAAAAAAACTTGGTAAATCTGTGATTTTTGCAGAAAACGTCAACATCCGAGAAAAGCCTGAATCAAATTCCAAAGTAATCGCCAAACTACAACCAGGCACCAAAATTGAAATACTAGAACTAACTAATATTAAACTAACAATCGGCAATCAAACTGATCACTGGTATAAAATAAAAGTCGCTGGATCGACTGGATATATCTGGGGAGCTTTGATTGCAGATCGACAATATCCAATCGGTAAAAATCGTCTATTGATCCGAAACCTAGGTGTTCGCGATGGTAAAATTGAAATTCGAATATTAGATAATGCGAAGACAATTACCAAAGAAATTTTTGAAACAGGGCCTATCGGATTAGAGTCTGAATTTAAATTTCGAAACATCTCAATGAAAGGACTGAGCAATCCTCCAAAATACTTAATTGGAATTGACGCATTCATTTATTCGGAAATTGAATATGGTCTCACTCAAGAATTTATTTTCACAATCGATGCAAATTGGAAAATTAAGAAGCAATTCCATTGGCAAGAAGCTGCTTGTGATCCACCATCTTGTGCTGATTATTTTCTTCTGATGCCTACTGATTCTTTATCGGCTGATCCTAAAACGAAAAGAAAAGAAGCCAAAGGTAAAAAAGATAAAATTGTAATTTTAAATCACTTTTACGATATCGATGAACCCAATAGCCATGATTTTAGTTTTACTGAATATAAATGGAATGGAAGTGATTTTACTTTGGAATAA
- a CDS encoding NRDE family protein — protein sequence MCLIVFSYKYPSDYFLVLASNRDEFYSRATSQADYWQEDPSIWGGRDLLNNGTWLGIGKENRFAFLTNYRNLRLPPIKNPISRGHLVRDFLLGNDSPDTYKNLVLEKKDSYEGFNLVFGDQNQAFYLNNKKNLSYRLEPGIYGLSNGVLNESWPKTDRTKSAFTDLLNQNKLNDSDAFFSILSDRSFARVEELPDTGLGMERELAISAPFIEVPGYGTRSSCYVALPHQGKAILQEKVYVP from the coding sequence ATGTGTCTAATCGTTTTTTCCTATAAGTATCCTTCAGACTACTTTTTAGTATTAGCTTCCAATCGCGATGAATTTTACTCGAGGGCAACATCGCAGGCAGATTACTGGCAAGAAGATCCATCTATCTGGGGAGGAAGGGATCTTTTGAACAATGGTACTTGGCTAGGGATTGGAAAAGAGAATAGATTTGCATTTTTAACAAATTATAGAAATCTCCGCCTGCCTCCTATCAAGAATCCGATTTCACGCGGACATTTGGTACGGGATTTTCTTTTGGGAAACGATTCACCAGATACGTATAAAAATTTAGTCCTTGAAAAAAAGGATTCATATGAAGGATTCAATTTGGTATTCGGAGATCAAAATCAGGCATTCTATCTGAATAATAAAAAAAATCTAAGCTATCGATTGGAGCCAGGTATCTACGGTTTATCGAATGGTGTTTTGAATGAAAGTTGGCCCAAAACAGATCGAACTAAATCTGCATTTACTGACCTTTTGAACCAGAATAAACTCAATGATTCTGATGCATTTTTTTCTATCTTAAGTGACCGAAGCTTTGCAAGAGTTGAAGAACTGCCCGATACAGGACTAGGAATGGAACGAGAATTGGCAATCTCTGCCCCCTTCATTGAAGTCCCTGGATACGGAACAAGGTCATCTTGTTATGTCGCATTGCCTCATCAGGGAAAAGCGATTTTGCAAGAAAAAGTTTATGTTCCTTAA
- a CDS encoding hybrid sensor histidine kinase/response regulator, producing the protein MNRISIILIFIISLLFSPYLESQEIIDLESRSLVLEDSQLFQGFSNKLFILQDDTAVLTLEDILKPQIQEKFILSKEIAPNYGYTKSAYWVRVEIENHSNYRDWIIDQNFPMIQDLKVYHYENGVLKQNYETGLKFPFSNRPLEHRKLLFPVEINPNQKSTIYFRFQSQSIVIVSLGISEKFDFYQRDTKENFVFGLYYGIIVVMLFYNFFLFIFTRDFSYFIYVLFILATSLFVFSQNGFGYQYFWSNSPYWGIRANNILIGISIIFAFLYSGFFLNIDRTIPSYRWIYYPQVFLAMVIVIAISVLEDYSVYTRILNALALNTLITVQASGFFALKRGYKPALYFSLGFLFILIGGGSAVLRTMKLLPVNFFTLYSMQIGSVLEVVFLSIGLAHRINVLKKQKIYSDTMNQAKSSFLAMMSHEIRTPMNGVLGITELLMKTDLDEEQKEFVEIIHSSGKTLVVILNDILDFSKMEMNRLELEFHEFDVKRCIYEIIALYKRSASEKNIELIADLEPNLPDRIVADPIRFNQILLNLTSNALKFTSEGKIIISARMEAMHTFYPKIHISVSDTGIGISADKIDKLFDSFYQVDSSITRKYGGTGLGLAISSRLVHLMSGRIWLESKLGEGSTFHFTIPTEVLKDDSQSDPKAKKFVNKNTIMMPPGANQYAVKDMKSIDESSNEIDKLNILIAEDNEINQQVLLKFLRSLGYSADLARTGIEVLEKIQIKEYNIILMDIQMPDMDGVDATKRIRLLETIKQPVIIAITANTVLSDIDSYFKYGMDDYLAKPFNSDSLNSLIQKWSKGRNL; encoded by the coding sequence ATGAATAGAATCTCCATCATTTTAATTTTTATTATATCACTTCTTTTTTCTCCGTATTTAGAAAGCCAAGAAATAATTGATTTGGAATCTAGATCCTTAGTTCTAGAAGATTCCCAATTATTCCAAGGCTTTAGTAATAAATTATTTATTTTGCAAGATGATACTGCAGTTTTAACTCTTGAAGATATTCTGAAACCTCAAATTCAAGAGAAGTTTATTCTATCTAAAGAAATTGCACCAAATTACGGCTATACGAAATCGGCGTATTGGGTTCGAGTAGAAATTGAAAACCACAGCAATTATCGGGATTGGATTATAGATCAGAATTTTCCAATGATACAAGATCTCAAGGTTTACCATTACGAGAATGGCGTTCTAAAGCAAAACTATGAGACGGGATTGAAGTTCCCTTTTTCTAACAGACCTTTAGAACATAGAAAACTTTTATTTCCTGTCGAAATCAATCCTAATCAGAAATCTACAATTTATTTTCGTTTTCAATCGCAGTCTATAGTCATAGTTTCTTTAGGGATTTCAGAGAAATTTGATTTCTATCAACGTGATACTAAGGAAAATTTTGTTTTTGGTCTATATTATGGCATAATAGTAGTTATGTTGTTTTATAACTTCTTTCTATTTATATTCACTCGTGATTTTAGCTATTTTATATACGTCCTATTTATTCTAGCCACTTCACTTTTTGTTTTTTCACAGAATGGTTTTGGATATCAATATTTCTGGTCTAACTCGCCTTATTGGGGAATTCGAGCAAATAATATATTAATAGGAATATCAATCATATTTGCATTCTTATATAGTGGCTTTTTTCTAAATATAGATCGCACAATTCCGTCCTATCGATGGATATACTATCCTCAGGTTTTTCTTGCAATGGTGATTGTGATAGCAATTTCCGTGCTTGAAGATTATTCAGTATACACAAGAATTTTAAATGCATTGGCTCTGAACACCTTGATCACAGTACAGGCGTCGGGGTTTTTTGCTTTGAAAAGGGGCTACAAACCTGCCTTGTATTTTTCATTGGGATTTTTGTTCATACTAATCGGCGGTGGATCGGCCGTTCTTCGTACAATGAAGTTACTGCCTGTTAATTTCTTTACGCTTTATTCGATGCAGATCGGCTCTGTATTAGAAGTAGTTTTTCTCTCTATTGGCCTAGCTCATCGTATCAATGTTTTAAAAAAGCAGAAGATCTATTCTGACACAATGAATCAAGCTAAGTCATCTTTTCTTGCGATGATGAGCCATGAAATTAGAACACCAATGAATGGAGTTCTTGGAATTACTGAACTGCTTATGAAAACGGATCTGGATGAAGAGCAGAAGGAATTCGTTGAGATCATTCATTCTAGTGGCAAAACCTTAGTGGTTATACTCAATGATATTTTGGATTTTTCCAAGATGGAAATGAATCGATTAGAACTTGAATTCCATGAATTTGATGTTAAGCGATGTATTTATGAAATAATTGCATTATACAAAAGATCTGCTTCGGAAAAAAATATTGAGCTGATAGCAGACTTGGAACCTAATCTACCTGATCGGATAGTTGCTGATCCTATTCGATTCAATCAGATTTTGCTTAATCTTACTAGCAATGCTTTAAAGTTCACAAGTGAAGGTAAGATAATTATTTCTGCACGGATGGAAGCGATGCATACTTTTTATCCGAAAATTCACATATCTGTATCTGATACTGGAATTGGAATATCAGCAGATAAAATTGATAAGCTTTTTGATTCTTTCTATCAGGTTGATTCTTCGATCACAAGAAAATATGGCGGAACCGGATTGGGTCTTGCTATATCATCCAGACTAGTTCATTTAATGTCTGGGAGAATTTGGCTGGAAAGTAAATTAGGGGAGGGATCTACATTTCATTTTACTATACCCACTGAAGTATTAAAAGATGACAGCCAATCAGATCCAAAAGCAAAAAAATTCGTAAATAAAAATACTATCATGATGCCTCCTGGCGCGAATCAATATGCCGTGAAAGACATGAAGTCAATCGATGAATCGAGCAATGAGATTGACAAACTCAATATATTGATCGCCGAAGACAACGAAATCAATCAGCAAGTATTACTTAAATTTTTAAGATCATTGGGTTACTCGGCAGATTTAGCTCGAACGGGAATAGAAGTATTGGAGAAGATACAAATAAAAGAATATAATATTATATTAATGGATATTCAAATGCCTGATATGGATGGAGTTGATGCAACCAAGAGGATACGACTTTTGGAGACAATTAAACAACCCGTGATAATCGCTATAACGGCAAACACAGTTCTGTCTGATATAGATTCCTATTTCAAGTATGGAATGGATGATTATTTAGCGAAGCCTTTCAATTCAGATAGTTTGAATTCTTTGATCCAGAAGTGGTCGAAAGGCAGAAATTTATAA